The proteins below come from a single Thermopolyspora flexuosa genomic window:
- a CDS encoding SpoIIE family protein phosphatase encodes MTDRAVCDAGRDDIQRLLEQALSRTVQSLGAYGGGLALVDPDDEVLTVHLGVGLPLEYATPLHRKRLSSATPDPLLEAVRERRLVWIASSEELVRRYPQPARILPHHALAVAPIVTGDTTWGVLLLFWPASRPAVLDPVERHAIEAAAERFGRMLQGAAEAGFRLPPPERPRTLPLPRYPTVSAAECQAAVDYVARLPEGGCALGLDGRIVFLDPTAAELLGGEVGDLVGQKPWEAVPWLRDPRYEQAHRHAVLRQEPVSLTAVRPPDRPLLFQLYPDPTGVSVRISPIPGERRGPNGESSATGTFGTAGVTQADRLPGASMGIDAVYRMIELAGALAQAADVAEVIDCATDHSMLAFGAKGCAILTTESGRLRILSDRGWNPDIFPIFDHMPLTADAPGVVALTAGVPLFFADDEELARMYPALGGMDSGMAAWAYLPLVVSGRPIGACVLGYEWPHRFSEEERIALLSFSALIAQALERARLNESRTRLVHSLQVGLLPPSLPAVPGIELTARYLPAGHGMEIGGDFYDVIPLGPEDVVAFIGDVQGHDASAAALMGHLRTAVHAYALTGADPGQVLADTNRLIADLDPHLLASCLIVRIDLAGLRARVATAGHYPPVLRRPGEAAEIAQIPPGPLLGAATRSSYPVVDLALPTGTVLVMYTDGLVEIPATDPEQNLGGLVAMVDRADGPLEPLADDLVRQGSPYGGRTDDTTVLLLRVTADRRNGHN; translated from the coding sequence ATGACTGATCGTGCCGTCTGCGATGCGGGACGTGACGATATACAGCGGCTGCTGGAGCAGGCGCTGAGCCGTACCGTGCAGTCGCTCGGCGCGTACGGGGGCGGGCTCGCGCTGGTCGACCCCGACGACGAGGTGCTCACCGTCCATCTGGGGGTGGGGCTGCCGCTCGAGTACGCGACCCCGCTGCACCGCAAGCGGCTCAGCTCGGCGACGCCGGATCCGCTGCTCGAGGCGGTGCGCGAACGCAGGCTCGTGTGGATCGCCTCCAGCGAGGAGCTGGTGCGCCGCTACCCCCAGCCCGCGCGCATCCTGCCGCACCACGCGCTCGCGGTCGCCCCGATCGTCACCGGGGACACGACCTGGGGCGTGCTGCTGCTGTTCTGGCCCGCGTCGCGGCCCGCCGTGCTCGACCCGGTGGAACGGCACGCCATCGAGGCGGCGGCGGAGCGGTTCGGCCGGATGCTGCAGGGCGCCGCCGAGGCCGGATTCCGGCTGCCCCCGCCGGAGCGGCCCCGCACCCTGCCGCTGCCCCGCTACCCCACGGTGAGCGCGGCCGAATGCCAGGCCGCGGTGGACTACGTCGCCCGGCTGCCCGAGGGCGGCTGCGCGCTCGGCCTCGACGGCCGGATCGTGTTCCTCGACCCGACCGCGGCCGAGCTGCTCGGCGGCGAGGTCGGGGACCTCGTCGGCCAGAAGCCGTGGGAGGCCGTGCCGTGGCTGCGCGACCCCCGCTACGAGCAGGCGCACCGGCACGCCGTACTGCGGCAGGAGCCGGTCTCCCTCACCGCGGTGCGGCCGCCGGACCGGCCGCTGCTGTTCCAGCTCTACCCGGACCCCACCGGGGTGAGCGTGCGGATCAGCCCGATCCCGGGGGAGCGGCGCGGGCCCAACGGGGAGTCGTCGGCCACGGGCACCTTCGGTACGGCCGGCGTCACGCAGGCGGACCGGCTGCCGGGCGCGAGCATGGGGATCGACGCGGTGTACCGCATGATCGAGCTCGCCGGGGCGCTCGCGCAGGCCGCGGACGTGGCCGAGGTGATCGACTGCGCCACCGACCACTCGATGCTCGCGTTCGGCGCGAAGGGGTGCGCGATCCTCACCACCGAGTCCGGGCGGCTGCGCATCCTCAGCGACCGCGGATGGAACCCGGACATCTTTCCCATCTTCGACCATATGCCGCTCACCGCGGACGCCCCGGGGGTGGTCGCGCTCACCGCGGGGGTGCCGCTGTTCTTCGCCGACGACGAGGAGCTGGCCCGCATGTACCCGGCGCTCGGCGGGATGGACAGCGGCATGGCGGCCTGGGCGTACCTGCCCCTGGTGGTGTCGGGACGGCCGATCGGCGCCTGCGTGCTCGGCTACGAGTGGCCGCACCGGTTCAGCGAGGAGGAGCGCATCGCCCTGCTGTCGTTCAGCGCGCTGATCGCGCAGGCGCTCGAGCGGGCCCGGCTGAACGAGAGCCGCACCCGGCTCGTGCACAGCCTCCAGGTGGGGCTGCTGCCGCCCAGCCTGCCCGCGGTGCCCGGGATCGAGCTCACCGCCCGGTACCTGCCCGCCGGGCACGGCATGGAGATCGGCGGCGACTTCTACGACGTCATCCCGCTCGGCCCGGAGGACGTCGTCGCGTTCATCGGCGACGTGCAGGGGCACGACGCGAGCGCGGCCGCGCTCATGGGCCATTTGCGCACGGCCGTGCACGCCTACGCGCTCACCGGGGCGGATCCGGGCCAGGTGCTCGCCGACACCAACCGGCTGATCGCCGACCTCGATCCGCACCTGCTGGCGAGCTGCCTGATCGTGCGCATCGACCTCGCCGGTCTCCGGGCCCGGGTGGCGACCGCGGGCCACTACCCGCCCGTGCTGCGGCGGCCCGGCGAGGCCGCCGAGATCGCGCAGATCCCGCCCGGCCCGCTGCTCGGCGCGGCCACCCGGAGCAGCTACCCCGTGGTGGACCTCGCGCTGCCCACTGGAACGGTCCTGGTGATGTACACCGACGGCCTGGTCGAGATCCCGGCCACCGATCCCGAGCAGAACCTGGGCGGCCTCGTCGCCATGGTGGACCGCGCCGACGGCCCGCTCGAACCGCTCGCCGACGACCTGGTACGGCAGGGCTCGCCGTACGGCGGCCGCACCGACGACACCACGGTCCTGCTGCTGCGCGTCACCGCCGACCGGCGCAACGGCCACAACTGA